Genomic window (Spirosoma sp. KCTC 42546):
GTAACAGATTGAGCAGTAAGGCCGCTAATCCACCTGCCGAAACGCCCGATTCCAGGAACGTCTGCACAACGGTGGGAAGCGTTTTTAACCACTCCTCCTGCGATGGAACCCCAATGCCAACGCCTAAAGAAATCGCAGCAATCAGCGCATCCCGTTGCGATAACCCGCCAGATACCATCAGGCGAAGTCCCGAAACGGCCACTAAGCCAAAAAGCATGATAGCCAGCGCGCCGAGTACACAGGATGGCATTACGGTAATCCAGCGCCCAACTGGTGGAAAGAGGCCCAGACATAGTAGAATAACCGCCATGATCCAGCCGATTCGGCGAGCCGCAACTCCTGTCATTTGAATCACCCCGTTGTTCTGGGCGTAGGTAGCACTCGGAAAGCCACCAATCAACGTCGATCCAATGCAGGTCAGTCCGTCGGCTAGGATACCCCCACGAATTCGAGCCCAATGGTCAGGGCCATCGGTCGGTAAGCCTGACAGTTGAGAGGTGGCTGTAATATCGCCCATCGCTTCCAGCACGCAAACGAGGTATATAAACGCGAATGGAAACAGTAATTCCCATTTAAAGGCCAAGCCATATGGAAACAGCTGCGGAAGGGTGAGCCAGGAACCATTGCTCGGAGCAGGAGATTGAAGCCAACCCATGAGTCCACAAATCGTATAACCCGTAACCACGCCAACGAGTACAGCAGCCATTCGAGCCCAGGCTTTGCCAATCGATTGAGCAATGATCATGACCACAATGACAATCAGGGCAACCAGACCACCACTCCAGGCCGGGGCACCTTCGGCCGGCAATTGGGCAATACTTCGCATACCCGTCGGAATCAATGAAAGGCCGATTAGCAACACCACAATTCCCGAAACTAAGGGTGTGAAGACTCGTTTTAGTTTGGGCAGAAAAGGGGCTAATGCCAGCTGTACCGGCGTTCCTGCCAGCGACATACCGACCATAAGCGGCAAGCCGCCCGTTACACCCGCCTGAATAAGCGGTGCCAAAAAAGCGAAGCTGGTACCCGTGATGCTCAGTAAGCCAGAGCCAATGAAACCGAGCCGCATCGTTTGCAAAAACGTACCCAGTGCCGACGCTACCAACGCCATGCTTACTAAATAAGCGGTATCCTGTGGGTCAAAGTGAAGGATACCCGACAATATCAGCGCTGGTGTGATGGTGCCGACCACCATAGCCCCAACCTGTTGTAAACTCACTAAAAGCGCCGGAACCAAAGGAACCTTGTCTTCCAGACCGTAAACGAGACGGGTAGATTGCGCGTTAACGGGTTCGCTCATAGTCTAGTTGAAAAGGATAATGGATAATGAAAAATGTATAATGTATAATGGTAAATTCTTGAGCTACTTAACCGCTTCCCAATTATTCATTGTTCATTTTCCATTAAATGCTTAGTGATCGTTCAAGGGCAGGCCGCGCCGTTGGAACTCTTTCCAGTTCAGGTACTCGTCGCCCTTGCGTTGCTCCACCATCGTGATACAGCTATCGACCGGACATACTAATTTACATAAATTACAGCCAACACACTCATCTTCTTTAATGGAATAGGTGTTGTATGGATTGCCAAACGTCAAATTAATGGATTGGTGGGAGGTGTCTTCGCAGGCGATGTAACATAGGCCACAATGGATACACTTGTCCTGATCGATGTTGGCAACGATGTGGTAATTGATGTCCAGGTCTTCCCAATGCGTGATTGTTGGCACCGATTTGCCGATGAAATCGTCGAGGGTGTTGAAGCCTTTTTCGTCCATCCAGTTGTTCATGCCATCAATCATATCCTCAACGATTCGGAATCCGTGTTTCATGACGGCCGTACAGACCTGCACATTCGAGGCTCCCAGCAGCATAAACTCAACCGCATCTTTCCAGGTGCTCACCCCGCCAATGCCCGAAATGGGCACGTGTGCTGTCATGGGGTCCTGTGCAATGGTCGTCAGCATTTTTAGGGCGATTGGCTTAACGGCAGGACCACAGTAACCGCCATAAACTGACTTGCCTGCTACATATGGATTGGGCACAAACGTATCCAGATCAACACCCGTGATCGACTGAATGGTATTGATCAGCGACAGTGCGTTGGTGCCTCCTTCGACCGATGCCCGGCCCGTTGGCACCACCGAATGGACATTGGGCGTCAGTTTGGTAATGACTGGTAGTGTGGCTTTCTCCATCACCCATTCAACCACCATTTTAGCAATTTCGGGGTCTTGACCTACAGCCGCACCCATACCGCGTTCGGTCATGCCGTGCGGACAGCCGAAGTTGAGTTCGAGGCCATGTGCGCCCGTATCTTCGACCTGAGCGATCAACTCGTGCCACTTTTCGCGGGAGTTGTCTGCCATGAGTGATACGATCATCGCCCGATCGGGGAACAGACGCACGCACTCAGCGATTTCACGGAGGTTGATGTCGAGCGGACGGTCGGAAATGAGTTCTATATTGTTGAAACCCATCATCTTCGTTCCGCCATAATCAATGGACGAATAGCGGGAGGAAACGTTTTTGACCTGACTGCCCAGTGTTTTCCAGACTACACCACCCCAACCCGCTTCGAAAGCCCGGAGCACGTTATATTGTTTATCCGTCGGT
Coding sequences:
- the preA gene encoding NAD-dependent dihydropyrimidine dehydrogenase subunit PreA — encoded protein: MADLRANFLGIKSPNPFWLASAPPTDKQYNVLRAFEAGWGGVVWKTLGSQVKNVSSRYSSIDYGGTKMMGFNNIELISDRPLDINLREIAECVRLFPDRAMIVSLMADNSREKWHELIAQVEDTGAHGLELNFGCPHGMTERGMGAAVGQDPEIAKMVVEWVMEKATLPVITKLTPNVHSVVPTGRASVEGGTNALSLINTIQSITGVDLDTFVPNPYVAGKSVYGGYCGPAVKPIALKMLTTIAQDPMTAHVPISGIGGVSTWKDAVEFMLLGASNVQVCTAVMKHGFRIVEDMIDGMNNWMDEKGFNTLDDFIGKSVPTITHWEDLDINYHIVANIDQDKCIHCGLCYIACEDTSHQSINLTFGNPYNTYSIKEDECVGCNLCKLVCPVDSCITMVEQRKGDEYLNWKEFQRRGLPLNDH
- a CDS encoding uracil-xanthine permease family protein; amino-acid sequence: MSEPVNAQSTRLVYGLEDKVPLVPALLVSLQQVGAMVVGTITPALILSGILHFDPQDTAYLVSMALVASALGTFLQTMRLGFIGSGLLSITGTSFAFLAPLIQAGVTGGLPLMVGMSLAGTPVQLALAPFLPKLKRVFTPLVSGIVVLLIGLSLIPTGMRSIAQLPAEGAPAWSGGLVALIVIVVMIIAQSIGKAWARMAAVLVGVVTGYTICGLMGWLQSPAPSNGSWLTLPQLFPYGLAFKWELLFPFAFIYLVCVLEAMGDITATSQLSGLPTDGPDHWARIRGGILADGLTCIGSTLIGGFPSATYAQNNGVIQMTGVAARRIGWIMAVILLCLGLFPPVGRWITVMPSCVLGALAIMLFGLVAVSGLRLMVSGGLSQRDALIAAISLGVGIGVPSQEEWLKTLPTVVQTFLESGVSAGGLAALLLNLLLPAEGRKKMMGKEPAEML